TCCTTCTCGTAGGCGCTCTCGCGGTGCAGCAGGATGACCATGTCGGCGTCCTGCTCGAGCGATCCCGACTCGCGGAGGTCGGAGATGGCCGGCATCTTGTCGGCGCGCTGCTCGGGGCCTCGGTTCAGCTGGGACAGCGCGATGACGGGCACCTGCAGCTCCTTCGCCATGAGCTTCAGCGCACGCGAGAACTCCGAGACCTCCTGCTGGCGCGACTCGACCTTCTTGCCGCTCGTCATGAGCTGCAGGTAGTCGATGACGACGAGCTTCAGCCCGACCTTCTGCTTGAGCCGGCGGCACTTGGCCCGGATCTCGACGAGCGTCATGTTCGGGCTGTCGTCGATGTAGAGCGGGGCGTCGTTGATGCGGCCCCGGGTCTGCGCGATGGTCGTCCAGTCACGGGCGTCCACGGTGCCCTTGCGCATGCTCTGCAGCGGCACGGAGGCCTCGGCGGAGAGGAGGCGCATGGCGATCTCGCTGCGCCCCATCTCCAGGCTGAAGAAGATGGAGGGCATGTCGAACTTGATGCTGGCGGCGCGCGCGAAGTCGAGCGCGAGCGTCGACTTGCCGAGCGCGGGGCGCGCGGCGACGATGATGAGCTGGCCCGGGTGCAGGCCGTTGGTGAGCGCGTCGAGGTCGGCGAAGCCCGTGGGCACGCCGGTCATCTGGCCGTCCTTGCCCTTGGCCGCCTCGATCTCGTCGATGGCCACCGTGACGGCGTCCGTGAGCGGCACGTAGTCCTCCGCCTCGACCCCGCCCGTGACGCCGTAGATCTCGGCCTGCGCGTTGTTCACGAGGTCGACGACCTCGCCCTCGCTGGCGTAGCCCATCTGCACGATGCGCGTGCCCGCCTCGACGAGGCGCCGGAGCACCGCCTTCTCGGCGACGATGGACGCGTAGAAGCCGGCGTTGGCGGCGGTGGGCACGACGCTGGTGAGCGTGTGGAGGTAGTCCGCCCCACCGGCGCGGCTGAGCTCGCCGAGCTTCGTGAGCTCGTCCGTGACCGCGATGACGTCCGTCGGCTCGCCGTGGGAGTACAGCGACAGGATCGCGTCGAAGATGATCTCGTGCTTGGGGATGTAGAAGTCGATGGCCCGCACCTGCTCGACCGCGTCGGCCACCGCGTCCTTGCTGAGGAGCATGCCGCCGATTGCGCTCTGCTCGGCGAGGAGGTCGTGCGGCGGCGTGCGCTCGTGACCCGCGCGCTTGTCGCGCTCGTCGCGCTCACCGGCGAGACCCAGATGGGCGATGGACACGTGCGGCTCCCCTCGGTCGGCTGGGCGGATGCGCCCGCACGACCGTTCTAGCTCGGACCTCCGACACCGCCCGGGCGGCGTCGGCCGGACCGCTAACGGGCCCATCGCGACCCGTTCGACGGGCGCTGCCCCACGATATGGAGCGACCCCCTGCGGCACCAAATGCACCTGTGGACGAGGTTGTGGACAAAGTGGGCGAAACGCCGGGGATCGTGTGGACTACCTGGGGAGAAGCATGTGCACTACCGACGGATTATGGCCCCGAATGCCGCCCTGACCAGGGATCCGGAGTTCCACACCCGATGTGGGAAAACTAGTCTGCACCAGGGCTTGAGAGTTCTTCTGCTAGGGCCTCGCCTGTGGATGGAGCTGGGGATCGAGGGCCCCCTGACCGGCTTGTTAACGACCGGTGGCGGTGGGCATCACGCCCACCGCCACCGACTTCGTGCAGCGTTACTTCGCGGCGACGACCTGCAGGCTGATCGTGGCGACGATGTCGTCACGGAGCCGGATCGTGGCCTCGTGGTTCCCCGTGGCCTTGATGGCGTTGGGGATCTCGATCTTGCGCTTGTCGACCTGGCCGATGCCGGACTCCTCGACCGCCTTGGCGATGTCGGACGTCTTGACGGAGCCGAAGAGGCGTCCGCCCTGGCCGGCCTTGACGGTCAGCTTGACGATCTTGGCCTCGAGGCGGCTCTTGAGGTCCTGCGCCTCCTCGATGGTCGCGTGCTCGCGAGCGGCACGCGCGGCCTTGATCTGCTCGATCTGCTTCTCGCCGCCGCGGCTCCAGATGACCGCGAAGCCCTGGGGCACGAGGTAGTTGCGGGAGAACCCGTTCTTGACCTCGACGACGTCTCCGGGGGAACCGAGGCCGGAGACCTCGGTCGTCAGGATTACTTTCGACATTCCATTACCCCTTAACGGCCGGAGCCGGCGTAGGGGAGAAGTGCCATCTCACGCGCGTTCTTGACTGCGCGCGCGATGAGGCGCTGCTCCTGCACCGAGACACCGGTGATGCGACGAGCGCGGATCTTTCCCCGCTCGGAGATGAACTTGCGGAGGGTGGCGACATCCTTGTAGTCGATGACGCCGACGCGGATGGACTTCGCCGGGGCGGCGTTCTTGCCGCCCTTGGCTCCGCGGAGAGGCTTGCGGCGGTCGCCGCTGCTCTTTCCAGCCATGATTCTTCCTGTCTTTCGTACGTAGTGCGACGAGCCCTAGAAGGGCGTCTCGTCGTTGAAGTTGCCGGGGTTGGACCAGCCGCCGTCGCCGCCGCCGGAGTTGCCGCCGGAGCTCGCGGGGGTTCCCCACGGCTCCTCGGCCACCTGCTGCTGCTGGGGCTGTCCGCCGCCGAACTGGCCGCGACCACCGCCGCCGGAGTTGCCCCCGCCGGAGTTGCCGCCGCCGCCGGCCGCGCGCGTGACCTGAGCGGTCGCGTAGCGGAGCGAGGGGCCGATCTCGTCGACCTCGAGCTCGATGGAGGTGCGCTTCTCGCCCTCCTTCGTCTCGTACGACCGCTGCTTGAGCCGGCCGGTCGCGACGACGCGCGAGCCCTTGGTGAGCGAGGACGCCACGTGCTCGGCGAACTCGCGCCACACGCTCGCACGGAGGAAGAGGGCGTCGCCGTCCTTCCAGTCGTTGCTCGCGCGGTCGAAGGACCTCGGCGTGGAGGCGATGGTGAAGTTGGCTACCGCCAGCCCGTTCTGCGTGTACCGCAGCTCCGGATCACTGGTGAGGTTGCCCACGACCGTGATGATGGTTTCGCCGGCCATCGACTACTCCCCGGTCTTCTCGCTGGAAGCGGCCTGCGCCGCCGGCTTGCCGGGCGTCGCCGGAGCGGCGTCCGTGGCGGGCGCCTGGGGCGCGGCGTCTGCGGCCTTGGACGTGGCGGCGGCCTTGCGGGCGGCCTTCTCGTCGGCGAGCTTCGCAGCGGAGGCGACCATGGCCATGGCCTCCTCGGCACGCAGCACCTTGGTGCGCATGACGGCCTCGGACAGACCCAGCTGGCGGTCGAGCTCCTGCGTGGCCTCGCTCGTGGCGGTGAGCTGGACGACGGCGTAGATGCCCTCGTTCTTCTTGTTGATCTCGTACGCCAGTCGACGACGGCCCCAGACGTCGACGTTGTCGACGGTGCCACCGCTGGTGCGGATGACGTTGAGGAACTTGTCGAGACTGGGAGCGACGGTGCGCTCATCGATCTCGGGATCCAGGATCACCATGAGTTCGTACTGATGCGTCACTAACCCACCTCCTTCGGACTTGAACGGTCGCAGACGATCTGCGACAGGAGGGTATGTGCATCTGTCCGCGCGGAGGAGGGGAATCCCGCCGCCGGGCGGACAACCTCGCAAGACTACCGGATGGGGAGGAGTCGCACCAGGCCGCCGGCCGCGGAGACGCGGATCAGGCCTGCTCGGCCGCCCACCACGCGACGAGGCGACGCTCGGCCTCCTCCTCGGGGAGCGGCCCCTCGTCCAGGCGGAGCTCGAGGAGGAAGCGGTAGGCGCGGCCGACGACGGGGCCCGGCGGGACGTCGAGGATCCGCATGATGGCCTCGCCGTCGAGGTCCGGGCGCACGGCGGCCATCTCCTCCTGCTCGGCCAGCTCGGCGATGCGGGTCTCGAGGTCGTCGTACGCGAAGCCGAGGCGGTCGGCCTTGCGGCGGTTCTGGGTGGTGACGTCGGCGCGCGTGAGCATGTGCAGGCGCTCGAGCTCGGGACCCGCGTCGCGCACGTACCGGCGGACGGCCGAGTCGGTCCAGCCGCCCTCCGTGTAGCCGAAGAAGCGGAGGTGCAGCTCGATGAGGCGGGCCACCGAGGCGGTGGTGTCGTTGTCGAAGCGCAGCGCCCGGAGGCGGCGCTTGGCCATCTTGGATCCCACCACGTCGTGGTGGTGGAAGGTGACGACCCCGCCGGGCTCGAGGCGGCGGGTGGCCGGCTTGCCGATGTCGTGGAGGAGGGCGGCCAGGCGCAGGACGAGATCGGGCGCCTCGCCCGGGTGGCGCGAGCGCTCGTGGTCGATGGCCTGGTCGAGCACCTGGAGGGAGTGCTGGTAGACGTCCTTGTGCCGGTGGTGCTCGTCGGCCTCGAGCTTCATCGCCGGGAGCTCGGGCAGCACGTGCTCGGCGAGGCCGCCCTCCACGAGGAGGTCGAGGCCGGCGCGCGGCTCGGGGGTGCGCAGGAGCTTGGAGAGCTCGTCGCTGACGCGCTCGACGGAGATGTCGAGGATCCGCGGCGCCATGTCGCGGATGGCGGCGAGTGCGGCGTCGTCGAGGCGGAAGCCGAGCTGGGACGCGAAGCGGACGGCGCGCATCATGCGGAGCGGGTCGTCGCCGAAGGAGACCTCGGGGGCCACGGGCGTGCGGAGCAGCTGGGAGAGGAGGTCGTCGATGCCGCCCGACGGGTCCACGAGGACCACTTGCGGCAGGCGCACGGCGAGGGCGTTGACGGTGAAGTCGCGGCGCACGAGGTCCTCCTCCAGGGAGGAGCCGAACTCGACCTCGGGCTTGCGGGAGACGCCGTCGTACTGGTCGGTCCGGTAGGTCGTGATCTCGACCTGCTCGCCCTTCACCCGGGCGCCGATGGTGCCGAACGCGCGACCGATGTCCCAGTGGGCGTCGGCGACGGGCTTGACGATCTCGAGGATGCGGTCGGGGCGTGCGTCCGTCGTGAGGTCGAGGTCGGTCGCGGCCCGGCCGAGGAAGGCATCGCGCACAGGCCCGCCGACGAGGGCGAGCTCGTGGCCCGCCTCGTGGAACGCGCGGGCGAGCACGGCGACCGGGGGCGATGCGGCCAGCTCGCGGAGACGCTCGAGGGCCTGTGCGACGCTGTGCATGGTCGGACAGTCTACGGCGGCGGCGCGACGGGCATCCGGCGTCCACGGCGAGCGCGCACGGGCCGTGAGGGGCGGGCGCTTTAGAATGCCCAGATGCACGCCGCGCCTCGACACGACGCCGGCCCCACCCGCACGGACAGAGCCCTCCGGCTGATCCGGCGATCCGCTCGACGCACGATCTCCACCCTCGTGTGCGTCACGGTCGCCGCCGGGACGCTCGCCGCCGGGACGGTCGCCGGTCCGTCGACCCCGGCGCGGGCGGCCACCGAGGGCGTGACGCTGGCCGTGACGCCGGCGGCCGAGGGGATCCTCACCCCCGGCGCCGACCTGGCCGTCACCGTCACGGTCGTCAACGCCACCGACGCCGCGGTGCCCGCGGGCCGCATCGACCTGGACCTCAACCGCACCGTGCTCGACACGCGCGCGGAGCTCGACGGCTGGCTCGACACGGCGTCCACCGACGCGAACGCGCGCACCGGACCGCGCATCGGACGGGTCGACTCCCCCGAGGTCCCCGCGGGCGGCACGGTCGACGTGCCCCTCACGGTGCCGGCCGCCACGGTCGCGCTGCAGGGCAACCGCGGCGGCTTCGGGCCGCGCGGGCTGACCGCCGAGCTCGAGGCGGGCGGCGCCGACGTCGCGACCGCCCGGGGCGCGGTCGTGTGGAGCCCGGGAGCGGATCCGGTACCCACCCCCGTCGCGGCCGTCTTGCCGCTCACGGTGCCGCCCAGCGCGTCCGACTTCATCGACGCCGAGGCCCTCGCGACCTACACCTCCCCGAGCGGGACGCTCACGCGCCAGCTCGACGCCGTGCTCGACCGGCCGGTCGCGGTGGGCATCGACCCGCGGATCATCGCGTCCATCCGCATCCTCGGCGCCGACGCCCCCGCCTCCGCCGTCGAGTGGCTGCAGCGCCTCCGCGAGATGCCGAACGACACGTTCGCGCTCGCGTGGGCCGACGCCGACGCGGCCATCCAGGCGCAGGCGGGCGCCACCACCCTCCTGGCACCCACGGACACGAGCTACGCCGTGCAGGCGTCGCGCTTCGCGGCGCCGGGGACGACGCCGACGCCCAGCCCGACGTCCACCCCGACCGAGGAGCCCACGGCCACGGAGGCCCCGGCCGCGAGCGGCTCACGCGGGGGATCCGCGGCCGCGGGCCTCTCCACCCCCGAGCCCTCCGGGTCCCCGACGCCCACGCCGAGCCCCACGGCCGGTGAGGCGCCCCTCTCCCCCGCTCCCGGGCTCGCCGACCTCACCGCCTGGGACTACACGATGTCCGGCTTCTCGTGGCCCGCCGCCGGCACCGTCACGTCCGGCGACCTCGGCGTGCTCGCCGCGAGCGGCGCCACCACCGCGATCCTCGGCAGCGGCGACGTGCGGTCGACGGGCACCGCGCGCGTCGGAGCCCGGGGCACCGTGGGCGACACCACCGCTCTCGTCACCGACGAGCGCGTCTCCGCACTCGTCGACCGCGCCCTCTCCGCGCACACCGACGAGGCCTTCGGCATGGCCCTCGCGCAGCTGTCTGCGACCCTCGCCGCCGACGCGCGCGAGGCGGACGGGCACGTCGTCGTCGCGGGCCTCGAGCGCGGCTGGGCGGCCTCGAACGGACGCCTCGGGCAGCTGCTCGACGCGATCCAGGCCCTCCCCTACAGCGACACCGCGCCGGTCTCCACGGCGCTCGGCAGCGCGTCCACGCCCCTGCAGGTGGTGGACCACCCCGAGGACGCCGAGCGCGTCCGCCGCGTCGCCGACGCGATGTCGCTCGAGGCGCAGGTCGCCGCGTTCGCGAAGGCGGTGGAGAAGCCCGAGCTCATCACCGGCCGGCAGCGGCTCCTCCTCCTCTCCACCCTCTCCGTCCGCTGGCGCGACGACCCCGACGGGCTGGTGACCGTCCAGGACGGTTACGTCTCCCAGGCCGATCTCGTGCTGTCGTCGGTCGCCATCACCACCCGGCAGAACACCGTCATCAGCGACACCACGAGCCTGCTCATCAACGTGAGCAACGAGCTCGACCAGCCCGTCACCGTGCGGCTGTCGATCATCGCGGGCAGCGGCCGGATCCGCGTCGACGACTCCGCGGTCGTCACCGTCCCGGCGCACGGCAGCGCGTCGGCTCGGCCGCCCATCACCGCCATCTCCAACGGCGACGTCGTCGTCACCGCGCGCCTGACCACCGAGGACGGCGACGTCCAGATCGGCGACAGCGCGCCCGTGGAGCTCTTCATCCGCGCCGGCTTCGAGGCCGTCGTCACGACGCTGTTCGTCGCCGCGGTCGCGCTCCTGTTCGGCTTCGGCCTGTTCCGCAGCATCCGCAAGCGCCGCCGCGCCCGTGCCCGGCAGCTGGCCGGCCTGCCCGAGGAGATCGATGACTGACCGCACCGCGTCGCGCACCCACGGATCGGACGCGGCGTGACCGCGGCCCCCGCTCCCCGCGGCGGCGGCATCGGCCGAGCGTCCGCCCTCCTCGCCTCGGGCACGTTCGTCTCGCGCATCCTCGGCTTCGTCAAGGCCATCGTCCTGCTGCAGACCATCGGCGCGACCCTCGGCAGCTCGAACGCCTTCTCGAACGCGAACCAGCTGCCCAACAACATCTACGTGATCATCGCGGGCGGCGTCCTCAACGCGGTCCTGGTGCCGCAGGTCGTGCGGGCCGCCAAGCACGCGGACGGCGGCGCCGGCTACATCAACAAGCTCGTCACCATCGCGATCGTCGTGCTCGGCGGCGTCACGGTGCTCGCGACCGTCGGCGCGCCGGTCGTGTCGCGTCTCTACGCCGCCACCCTGCCCCCGGACGTCTTCGCGCTCGTCGTCGCGTTCGCCTACTGGTGCCTGCCGCAGATCCTCTTCTACGGGCTCTACGCCGTGCTCGGCGAGGTGCTGAACGCCCGGGGGTCCTTCGGGCCGTTCACGTGGGCGCCCGTCCTCAACAACGTGGTCGCCATCGCCGGCCTCCTCCTCTTCCAGGCGATGTTCGGCTCCGGCAGCCGCCCCGTCGACGACTGGAGCCTCGACAAGATCGCCGTGCTCGCCGGATCCGCGACCCTCGGCGTCGTCGCCCAGGCGCTCATCCTCTTCGTGTTCTGGCGCCGCGTGGGTCTCCGCTTCCGGTTCGACTTCGCCTGGCGCGGCGTCGGCCTCGGCACCGCGGGCCGCCTCGCCGGGTGGACCTTCGGCATGCTCGTCGTCACGCAGCTCGCCGGGATCGCGCAGTCGAACGTGGCGAACATCGCGGCCACCTCGGACAGCCCCTCGAGCACGATCCTGCTCAACGCCTGGCTGTTCTTCATGCTGCCGCACTCGATCTTCGCGGTCTCCATCGCCACCGCCTACTTCACGCGCATGAGCACGCACGCGGGTGAGGGCGACCACGATCTCCTGCGGCTCGACCTCTCCTCCGCCATCCGCACGGTCGCCCTCATGACCGTGCTCTCGACAGCGCTCATCGCCGTGCTCGCGGGTCCCGTCGCGCGCGTCATGGTCTCAGGGGACATGGGCGAGGTCCGCGGCTACGGCATGGTCCTCATCGCCTTCATCCTCGGCCTGCCGGCGTTCAGCACGCTCTTCGTCCTGCAGCGCGCCTTCTACGCCCTCTCGGACACCCGCACGCCGTTCCTCATCCAGTGCGCGCAGGTCGTGGTGTTCATCGCCGGCGCGCTTGTCATCTCCCAGCAGCCCGTGGAGCTCATCGGCGTCGGGCTCGCGGTCCTGCAGACGGTCACCGTCACCGGCCAGGCCGTGCTGGCCGCGGTCCTCCTGCGCCGGCGCATCGACCGCATCGACGGGCGGCGGATCCTCCGCAGCTCGGTCCGCTTCGCCGTCGCGGCCGTCCCCTCCGCGCTCGTCGGCATCGGGCTCCTCACCCTGATCTCCGGCGGGCCCTTCGAGGGCGTCGGCGTCGCGTCGAAGGGCTCGGCGCTCCTCGTCGGGATCGTCGTGGCCGCCGTCATGACGGCCGTCTACCTCGCCGCCCTCGCCGCCATGCGGTCCTCCGAGCTGCAGCAGCTCGCCGGCCCCGTGATGCGCCGCATCCGCCGCCGCTGACCGCCTCTCCCGTCGGCGTGGCGCCGCCCCGCGACCCGCGTCCGCACCCGCGCCGCCGCCCGGTGGAGGCCAAGGAATAGCCGCTACCGTGGGTCTGTTGCAGAGGTGAGCGGGCGCCGGGAAGGTGCCCCGCCGAGCAGTGGAGGAGAAGCCGTCGTGCGTCAGATCATCATCATCGGTTCGGGTCCCGCGGGGTACACGGCCGCCATCTACGCCGCGCGCGCCAACCTCACCCCCCTCCTCATCGCGAGCTCGGTCGAGGCCGGCGGCGAGCTCATGAACACCACCGAGGTCGAGAACTACCCGGGCTTCCCCGAGGGCATCCAGGGCCCCGACCTCATGATGGCGATGCAGGCGCAAGCCGAGCGCTTCGGCACCGAGGTCGTCCTCGACGACGTCACGTCGGTGGAGCTGGAGGGCGACGTCAAGCGCGTCACCCTCGGCAACGGCGACGTGCACGAGGGCCTCGCGGTCATCGCCGCGACCGGATCCGCGTACCGCAAGCTCGGCCTCCCCGCCGAGGACCGCTTCAGCGGCCACGGCGTCTCCTGGTGCGCCACGTGCGACGGCTTCTTCTTCCGCCAGAAGACCATCGCGGTCGTCGGCGGCGGCGACAGCGCCATGGAGGAGGCCACCTTCCTCACGCGCTTCGCGGAGAAGGTCTACGTGATCCACCGCAAGGACAGCCTGCGCGCCTCCAAGATCATGCAGGAGCGCGCGTTCGAGAACCCGAAGATCGAGTTCGTCTGGAACGCGCAGGTCGTCGACATCACCGGCGGCGAGAAGGTCGACGGCGTCGTGCTCGAGGACACGGTCACCGGCGAGCAGCGTCCCCTCGCGCTCGACGGCCTGTTCATCGCCATCGGCAACGACCCGCGCACGCACCTCTTCCACCAGCAGCTGGAGCTCACCGCCGAGGGCACCATCGCCGTCGAGGGTCGCTCCTCGCGCACCAACCTGCCGGGCGTCTTCGCCGCCGGCGACGTGATCGACCCCACCTACCGCCAGGCCATCACCGCGGCCGCGTCGGGCACCATCGCGGCGCTGGACGCCGAGCACTTCCTCGCCTCCCTGCCCGACGCCCTGCTCGACGCGGCGTCCGACGGCCCGGACGGTCCCGCGGGCCACGGCGCTCCGGCGGCCGGCAGCGTGGTCGACCCCGACGGCGAGCTCGTCGGCGCCGAGCAGTAGCCCTCCGCGCTCCGGCGCCCACCCCGAAGGATCCGGGAACCGCCCGGATCCACCCGAACCACACGAAGGAGCACTCATGTCCCACTCCCGCGACGTCACCGACGCCAGCTTCCAGGCCGACGTCCTCGACGCCGAGAAGACCGTCATCGTCGACTTCTGGGCCCCCTGGTGCGGCCCCTGCAAGGCCGTCTCCCCCGTCCTCGACCAGATCGCCGCCGAGAACCCCGGCATCGAGCTCGTCAAGATCGACGTGGACGACAACCCCGAGATCGCGATGAAGTACAAGATCACCTCGATCCCGGCCATGAAGGTCTTCCAGAAGGGCGAGGTCGTCAAGACCGTCATCGGCGCCAAGCCGAAGCCGGCCCTCGAGCAGGAGTTCGCCGACTTCCTCAAGTAGGCAGCTCGCGCCACCGGCGCGACGAGCACCATCCGGAGGGCCCGGCACCACGAGGTGCCGGGCCCTCCGTCGTCCCCGTGGACGTGGCCGCTCCGGCGGTGCCCGGCCATGCCACCGGGATCCCCCGCGGCCTCCCGTTAGGCTGATCGGCAATCGGACAGTGAGAGACGTGACGTGACACCTGCAGGCAGCCCCCGCGATCCCGCGGGCACCAACCTCGACCCCTGGTTCCCCCACTACGCGGAGAGGACCTCGGGCCTCAGCGCCTCCGAGGTCCGCGCCCTCTTCGCCGTGGCCTCGCGACCCGAGGTGGTCTCCCTCGCCGGCGGCATGCCCTTCGTCTCCGCCCTCCCGCAGGAGCTCATCGTCACGGCGATGGAGAAGGTCATGCGCGAGCGCGGCCCCGTCGCCCTGCAGTACGGCGGGGGCCAGGGCACCCCGGAGCTCCGCGAGGACATCCTCGAGGTCATGGCGCTGGAGGGGATCCGCGGCAGCGTCGACGACATCGTCACGACGACCGGGTCGCAGCAGGCGCTCGACCTCGTGACCAAGCTCTTCATCGACCCGGGCGACGTGATCCTCGCCGAGGCCCCCAGCTACGTCGGCGCGATCGGCGTCTTCCGCAGCTACCAGGCCGTGGTCGAGCACGTGGTGATGGACGACGACGGCCTCGTGCCCGAGGCGCTGCGCGAGGCCATCGCGCGGATCCGCGGCGAGGGGCGCACCATCAAGTTCCTCTACACGGTCCCCAACTTCCACAACCCGGCCGGCGTCACGATGTCCGCCGCCCGCCGCCCGGAGATCCTCGAGATCTGCCGCTCGAACGACATCCTGGTGCTCGAGGACAACCCCTACGGCCTCCTCTGGTTCGACCGCCCCGCACCGGACGCGCTGCGCAGCCTCGACGACGAGGGCGTCATCTACCTCGGCTCGTTCTCGAAGACGCTCGCCCCCGGCTTCCGGGTCGGCTGGGCGCTCGCACCGCATGCCATCCGCGAGAAGCTGATCCTCGCGCAGGAGTCGGCTGTCCTCTCCCCCAGCTCCTTCAGCCAGCTCATCATCTCGGAGTACCTGCACGCGTCCGACTGGAAGGGCCAGATCGACACCTTCCGCGGCGTGTACCGCGAGCGGCGCGACGCCACGCTCTCCGCCCTCCAGGAGCACCTGCCGGGCCTCAGCTGGACCGTGCCGAACGGCGGCTTCTACGTGTGGCTGAAGCTCCCGGAGCAGCTGGACTCGAAGCAGATGCTCCCCCGCGCCGTCACCGCCCTGGTGGCCTACACGCCGGGCACGGCCTTCTACGCCGACGGCCGCGGGCGCGACGCCATCCGCCTGTCGTTCTGCTATCCCACTCCTGAGCGGATCCGCGAGGGCGTCCGTCGCATGGCCGGCGTCATCGACGACGAGCTGGATCTCCTCAGCACCTTCTCGGGCACGGGCCAGCTCGCGTCCCGCCCCACCACCTCCGTCGCCGCGCCGCCGCCGGACCTCGACTGAGCCTCCCTCCCGACCACGACCGGATCGAGCATCATGACCGCACACGACCCCCTCTCCGTCGTCGTCCTGGCGGGCGGCATCTCCCATGAGCGCGACGTGTCGCTCCGCAGCGGCCGCCGGGTCGCGGACGCCCTCCGCGGCGCGGGCGTCAGCGCCTCGCTCCGCGACCCGGACGCCACCCTGCTCGACTTCCTCCGCGACACCCCTCCCGCGGTCGTCTGGCCCGTCCTCCACGGCGCCAGCGGGGAGGACGGCGCGCTCCTCGGCCTCCTCGAGCTCGCTGGCGTGCCCTACGTCGGGTCGTCGGCCCGCGCCGCACGCCTCGCCTGGGACAAGCCCACCGCCAAGGCCCTGGCCGAGGCTGCCGGCATCCGCACGCCGCGCTCCGTCACCCTCCCGAAGGACACATTCCGCGAGCTGGGCGCGGCAGCCGTCCTGCGCCTGGTGACGGAGACCATGCCGGCCCCCTACGCGGTGAAGCCCGCCCGAGGAGGATCCGCGCAGGGCGTCACGATCGTGCGCGAGGCCGATGCCCTCCCCCGCGCCATGGTCGACGCGTACACCTACGGCGACGTCGCGCTCATCGAGCAGCTCGTCGAGGGCACGGAGCTCGCGATCGGCGTCCTGGACACCGGGAACGGGCCCGAGGCCCTGCCCGCCACCGAGATCGTCCCCACGTCCGGCGTGTACGGCTACGAGGCGCGCTACAACGCGGGTCTCACGCGCTTCTACACCCCCGCCCGCGTCTCCCCCGCGGAATCCGACGCCGCGGCGGAGGCGGCCGTCGGGATCCACCGCGCCCTCGGCATCGGACAGGTCTCGCGCGTCGACATCATCGTCGACAGCGCGGGCGCTCCCTGGTTCCTCGAGGTGAACGTCATCCCCGGGCTGACCGAGACGTCGCTGCTCCCCCAGGGGCTGGCCGCGGCGGGCATCGACGTCGGCGACCTCTACCGCCGCCTCGCGGAAGCCGCGCTCGGCGCAGCCTCCTCCGACTGACCGCTCCGACACGCGGTCGACGCCGGGGATCGCACGAACTGCTGTACTCCCCGGCGTCGACCGCTCATCGCGCCGGCCTCGTCAGCTCACGTCGGCGTCCGGGACGCCCATCTCCTGCACGATGCGCGTGAGGTCACCCAGGGTCGCGAAGTCGATCACGATCTGCCCCTTCTGCGCGGACATCGTCACCCGCACGCTCGTGTTGAGGTGGTCGCCCACGCGTTGCGCGGCTTCGTCGAGGTGCGCCGTGCGCGCGTTCGTGGCGCTCCTGCGCGGCTTGGACACCCGCTGGCCCCGCTGCGCCGCTGCCTCCGCGGCGCGCACGGAGAGATCCTCGTTGACGATCTTGTCGGCGAGGTGGCGCATCGCCTCCTCATCGCCCGACGAGAGGATGGCTCGCGCGTGACCGGCGGAGAGCACCCCGGCGGCGACCCTGTGCTGGACGTCCTCGGGGAGCCGCAGCAGCCGGATCGTGTTCGTGATCTGCGGTCGTGAGCGACCGAGCCGCTGCGCCAACTCGTCCTGCGT
This is a stretch of genomic DNA from Clavibacter zhangzhiyongii. It encodes these proteins:
- a CDS encoding PLP-dependent aminotransferase family protein: MTPAGSPRDPAGTNLDPWFPHYAERTSGLSASEVRALFAVASRPEVVSLAGGMPFVSALPQELIVTAMEKVMRERGPVALQYGGGQGTPELREDILEVMALEGIRGSVDDIVTTTGSQQALDLVTKLFIDPGDVILAEAPSYVGAIGVFRSYQAVVEHVVMDDDGLVPEALREAIARIRGEGRTIKFLYTVPNFHNPAGVTMSAARRPEILEICRSNDILVLEDNPYGLLWFDRPAPDALRSLDDEGVIYLGSFSKTLAPGFRVGWALAPHAIREKLILAQESAVLSPSSFSQLIISEYLHASDWKGQIDTFRGVYRERRDATLSALQEHLPGLSWTVPNGGFYVWLKLPEQLDSKQMLPRAVTALVAYTPGTAFYADGRGRDAIRLSFCYPTPERIREGVRRMAGVIDDELDLLSTFSGTGQLASRPTTSVAAPPPDLD
- a CDS encoding D-alanine--D-alanine ligase family protein, which translates into the protein MTAHDPLSVVVLAGGISHERDVSLRSGRRVADALRGAGVSASLRDPDATLLDFLRDTPPAVVWPVLHGASGEDGALLGLLELAGVPYVGSSARAARLAWDKPTAKALAEAAGIRTPRSVTLPKDTFRELGAAAVLRLVTETMPAPYAVKPARGGSAQGVTIVREADALPRAMVDAYTYGDVALIEQLVEGTELAIGVLDTGNGPEALPATEIVPTSGVYGYEARYNAGLTRFYTPARVSPAESDAAAEAAVGIHRALGIGQVSRVDIIVDSAGAPWFLEVNVIPGLTETSLLPQGLAAAGIDVGDLYRRLAEAALGAASSD